From one Trifolium pratense cultivar HEN17-A07 linkage group LG1, ARS_RC_1.1, whole genome shotgun sequence genomic stretch:
- the LOC123890085 gene encoding uncharacterized protein LOC123890085, with amino-acid sequence MENWQDQHDALKGEVAQLTEKLDKALELLFNLNKAAQPVVVETAIPAPQGGTSAVNTVWPTFGLPVGYTPSGYVPTSTEVQPGPQNVQVPVNQVEVPNGHTRVPSIQQGFLLSKESLEDPRNTYHGIEMPYDGTGVNFVVPQMEEAQQKFKAIEDRLNIMEGGGDPLDLANMCLVPDLLLPPKIKVPDFEKYKGLSCPKNHLIMYSRKMASFANDDKLMMHCFQDSLTGASLNWYM; translated from the coding sequence ATGGAGAATTGGCAAGACCAGCACGATGCCTTGAAGGGCGAGGTAGCACAATTGACTGAAAAATTGGACAAGGCTCTTGAGTTGTTGTTTAATCTGAACAAAGCAGCACAACCAGTTGTGGTTGAAACTGCGATTCCCGCACCCCAAGGAGGAACTTCAGCAGTGAACACAGTTTGGCCAACTTTTGGTTTACCCGTTGGGTATACTCCATCGGGTTACGTACCTACATCAACTGAAGTCCAGCCTGGTCCTCAGAATGTCCAAGTGCCAGTAAATCAAGTTGAGGTTCCAAATGGACATACTAGAGTACCTTCGATTCAGCAAGGGTTTCTCTTGTCAAAAGAAAGTTTGGAGGATCCCAGAAATACTTATCATGGTATAGAGATGCCATATGATGGAACTGGAGTCAATTTTGTTGTACCCCAGATGGAGGAAGCTCAACAAAAATTCAAGGCTATTGAAGACCGTTTGAACATTATGGAAGGAGGAGGTGATCCCCTAGACCTTGCCAATATGTGCCTAGTTCCAGACTTGTTGCTCCCACCAAAGATTAAGGTCCCTGATTTTGAGAAGTATAAAGGTCTTAGCTGTCCAAAGAATCATCTGATTATGTACAGCCGAAAGATGGCTTCTTTCGCCAATGATGACAAGCTTATGATGCATTGCTTCCAAGACAGCCTTACCGGGGCATCACTTAACTGGTACATGTAG
- the LOC123922180 gene encoding chromatin modification-related protein EAF1 A-like isoform X2 — MGSEALRWAGRHGCNSGSAHVSPCQVAIEKAQAELRQEYDVREERRRQLEFLEKGGNPLDFKLGNAVAVSVQSTSLTDQRQEQFVTSEAKGSFVLTASPHGDSVDSCARPGAPSFDPESCCAQTSLARDVNNDTVMRTHTKNADANGTAFEQTIFEKKLSSTASEAVKERSKTNIGENGTTTKNEHAAGYVNYSGSGSIIKNEEDFHMNSSSMQNKLKDSSSIRGHHNNDCTVTKADKGESVVMMDRSNSTKQKRIMELSAPILPSPILRKCPWDFVLEEMAWLANDFAQERLWKTTAASVLANAVMQFWDSVELLLDKDIADHEKVDSSESSRDKRKNSEMESSNCMEGQNARKIFGLKVHFYAMRYIMDRRSHEISSQTEGPASPDKISDSGTVDMSRVENLTENSRCAKYRLPDVHEKEKPTTSGQHAGGNDAGFEVGERSSTDKCCNICWKGVEEIVKYGLFPNCDHLFCHGCISRWRCNGSACWKIMKSCPTCRAFSFFVIPSTKWLAGDAKATYIKNYMQRCSSIDCRYFLHGDGYCPQRHHCFYRHVVHPGTYRWMHHRSPPPPQPEVDEEVAADTITGDDDLSDDDYYQYDDDSQPDSYS, encoded by the exons ATGGGAAGTGAAGCTCTTAGATGGGCGGGAAGGCATGGATGTAACTCCGGATCTGCTCATGTCTCTCCGTGCCAAGTAGCAATTGAGAAGGCTCAAGCAGAGCTTAG GCAGGAGTACGACGTTCGTGAAGAAAGAAGAAGGCAGCTAGAATTTCTTGAAAAA GGCGGGAACCCTCTGGACTTTAAGTTAGGGAATGCTGTTGCTGTTAGTGTTCAGTCTACTTCACTCACTGATCAACGTCAAGAACAGTTTGTGACCAG TGAAGCAAAAGGTAGTTTTGTATTGACTGCCTCCCCTCATGGTGATTCTGTCGACAGCTGTGCTAGACCAGGTGCTCCTTCTTTTGATCCAGAGTCCTGTTGTGCGCAAACTAGTTTAGCTAGAGATGTAAATAATGATACTGTTATGCGTACTCATACAAAAAATGCTGATGCCAATGGAACTGCTTTTGAACAAACTATATTTGAGAAGAAACTAAGTTCAACTGCTTCTGAAGCTGTAAAAGAAAGGAGTAAGACAAACATTGGTGAAAATGGTACTACTACTAAGAATGAACATGCTGCTGGATATGTAAACTATTCTGGTAGTGGTAGTAtcataaaaaatgaagaagacTTCCATATGAATAGTTCTAGCATGCAAAACAAGTTGAAGGATTCTTCTAGTATTAGAGGACACCATAACAATGACTGTACTGTAACGAAGGCTGATAAAGGGGAAAGTGTTGTCATGATGGATCGTTCGAATTCTACCAAGCAGAAGAGGATTATGGAGTTATCTGCTCCTATATTACCCTCACCGATCCTTCGAAAGTGTCCTTGGGATTTTGTCCTAGAAGAAATGGCATGGTTGGCAAATGATTTTGCACAG GAGCGTCTTTGGAAGACAACTGCTGCTTCAGTTTTGGCAAATGCTGTCATGCAGTTTTGGGATTCAGTTGAGTTACTACTTGACAAAGATATTGCTGACCATGAGAAAGTTGATTCGAGTGAATCTTCTAGGGATAAGCGGAAAAACTCTGAAATG GAATCAAGCAACTGCATGGAGGGACAAAATGCCCGAAAAATATTTGGACTCAAAGTACATTTCTATGCTATGCGGTATATAATGGATAGAAGGTCGCATGAAATTTCTTCTCAAACAGAAGGACCTGCATCTCCTGATAAGATATCTGATTCCGGTACTGTTGACATGTCACGGGTGGAAAATCTTACAGAA AATTCCCGATGTGCAAAATATAGACTTCCCGATGTGCATGAAAAAGAAAAGCCAACAACATCAGGTCAGCATGCTGGAGGAAACGATGCGG GTTTTGAAGTCGGTGAGAGAAGTTCTACCGACAAATGCTGCAACATTTGTTGGAAAGGTGTTGAAGAAATTGTGAAATATGGATTATTTCCTAATTGTGATCATCTTTTTTGTCATGGTTGCATTAGCCGATGGAGATGCAATGGAAGCGCTTGTTGGAAGATAATGAAATCATGTCCAACATGTAGGGCCTTTTCGTTCTTTGTCATTCCAAGCACAAAGTGGCTTGCTGGTGATGCCAAGGCAACCTACATCAAGAACTACATGCAACGATGCAG TTCCATTGACTGCAGATATTTCCTGCACGGGGACGGATACTGTCCTCAGAGACATCACTGTTTCTACAGG CATGTGGTGCATCCGGGCACATACAGATGGATGCATCATaggtcaccaccaccacctcaaCCTGAGGTTGACGAGGAAGTGGCAGCTGATACGATTACTG GTGATGATGACCTTTCTGATGATGATTACTACCAGTATGATGACGACTCACAGCCAGACTCGTAttcgtag
- the LOC123922180 gene encoding chromatin modification-related protein EAF1 A-like isoform X4 has protein sequence MGSEALRWAGRHGCNSGSAHVSPCQVAIEKAQAELRQEYDVREERRRQLEFLEKGGNPLDFKLGNAVAVSVQSTSLTDQRQEQFVTSCARPGAPSFDPESCCAQTSLARDVNNDTVMRTHTKNADANGTAFEQTIFEKKLSSTASEAVKERSKTNIGENGTTTKNEHAAGYVNYSGSGSIIKNEEDFHMNSSSMQNKLKDSSSIRGHHNNDCTVTKADKGESVVMMDRSNSTKQKRIMELSAPILPSPILRKCPWDFVLEEMAWLANDFAQERLWKTTAASVLANAVMQFWDSVELLLDKDIADHEKVDSSESSRDKRKNSEMESSNCMEGQNARKIFGLKVHFYAMRYIMDRRSHEISSQTEGPASPDKISDSGTVDMSRVENLTENSRCAKYRLPDVHEKEKPTTSGQHAGGNDAGFEVGERSSTDKCCNICWKGVEEIVKYGLFPNCDHLFCHGCISRWRCNGSACWKIMKSCPTCRAFSFFVIPSTKWLAGDAKATYIKNYMQRCSSIDCRYFLHGDGYCPQRHHCFYRHVVHPGTYRWMHHRSPPPPQPEVDEEVAADTITGDDDLSDDDYYQYDDDSQPDSYS, from the exons ATGGGAAGTGAAGCTCTTAGATGGGCGGGAAGGCATGGATGTAACTCCGGATCTGCTCATGTCTCTCCGTGCCAAGTAGCAATTGAGAAGGCTCAAGCAGAGCTTAG GCAGGAGTACGACGTTCGTGAAGAAAGAAGAAGGCAGCTAGAATTTCTTGAAAAA GGCGGGAACCCTCTGGACTTTAAGTTAGGGAATGCTGTTGCTGTTAGTGTTCAGTCTACTTCACTCACTGATCAACGTCAAGAACAGTTTGTGACCAG CTGTGCTAGACCAGGTGCTCCTTCTTTTGATCCAGAGTCCTGTTGTGCGCAAACTAGTTTAGCTAGAGATGTAAATAATGATACTGTTATGCGTACTCATACAAAAAATGCTGATGCCAATGGAACTGCTTTTGAACAAACTATATTTGAGAAGAAACTAAGTTCAACTGCTTCTGAAGCTGTAAAAGAAAGGAGTAAGACAAACATTGGTGAAAATGGTACTACTACTAAGAATGAACATGCTGCTGGATATGTAAACTATTCTGGTAGTGGTAGTAtcataaaaaatgaagaagacTTCCATATGAATAGTTCTAGCATGCAAAACAAGTTGAAGGATTCTTCTAGTATTAGAGGACACCATAACAATGACTGTACTGTAACGAAGGCTGATAAAGGGGAAAGTGTTGTCATGATGGATCGTTCGAATTCTACCAAGCAGAAGAGGATTATGGAGTTATCTGCTCCTATATTACCCTCACCGATCCTTCGAAAGTGTCCTTGGGATTTTGTCCTAGAAGAAATGGCATGGTTGGCAAATGATTTTGCACAG GAGCGTCTTTGGAAGACAACTGCTGCTTCAGTTTTGGCAAATGCTGTCATGCAGTTTTGGGATTCAGTTGAGTTACTACTTGACAAAGATATTGCTGACCATGAGAAAGTTGATTCGAGTGAATCTTCTAGGGATAAGCGGAAAAACTCTGAAATG GAATCAAGCAACTGCATGGAGGGACAAAATGCCCGAAAAATATTTGGACTCAAAGTACATTTCTATGCTATGCGGTATATAATGGATAGAAGGTCGCATGAAATTTCTTCTCAAACAGAAGGACCTGCATCTCCTGATAAGATATCTGATTCCGGTACTGTTGACATGTCACGGGTGGAAAATCTTACAGAA AATTCCCGATGTGCAAAATATAGACTTCCCGATGTGCATGAAAAAGAAAAGCCAACAACATCAGGTCAGCATGCTGGAGGAAACGATGCGG GTTTTGAAGTCGGTGAGAGAAGTTCTACCGACAAATGCTGCAACATTTGTTGGAAAGGTGTTGAAGAAATTGTGAAATATGGATTATTTCCTAATTGTGATCATCTTTTTTGTCATGGTTGCATTAGCCGATGGAGATGCAATGGAAGCGCTTGTTGGAAGATAATGAAATCATGTCCAACATGTAGGGCCTTTTCGTTCTTTGTCATTCCAAGCACAAAGTGGCTTGCTGGTGATGCCAAGGCAACCTACATCAAGAACTACATGCAACGATGCAG TTCCATTGACTGCAGATATTTCCTGCACGGGGACGGATACTGTCCTCAGAGACATCACTGTTTCTACAGG CATGTGGTGCATCCGGGCACATACAGATGGATGCATCATaggtcaccaccaccacctcaaCCTGAGGTTGACGAGGAAGTGGCAGCTGATACGATTACTG GTGATGATGACCTTTCTGATGATGATTACTACCAGTATGATGACGACTCACAGCCAGACTCGTAttcgtag
- the LOC123922180 gene encoding chromatin modification-related protein EAF1 A-like isoform X1, with protein sequence MGSEALRWAGRHGCNSGSAHVSPCQVAIEKAQAELRQEYDVREERRRQLEFLEKGGNPLDFKLGNAVAVSVQSTSLTDQRQEQFVTSEAKGSFVLTASPHGDSVDSCARPGAPSFDPESCCAQTSLARDVNNDTVMRTHTKNADANGTAFEQTIFEKKLSSTASEAVKERSKTNIGENGTTTKNEHAAGYVNYSGSGSIIKNEEDFHMNSSSMQNKLKDSSSIRGHHNNDCTVTKADKGESVVMMDRSNSTKQKRIMELSAPILPSPILRKCPWDFVLEEMAWLANDFAQERLWKTTAASVLANAVMQFWDSVELLLDKDIADHEKVDSSESSRDKRKNSEMESSNCMEGQNARKIFGLKVHFYAMRYIMDRRSHEISSQTEGPASPDKISDSGTVDMSRVENLTENSRCAKYRLPDVHEKEKPTTSGQHAGGNDAGFEVGERSSTDKCCNICWKGVEEIVKYGLFPNCDHLFCHGCISRWRCNGSACWKIMKSCPTCRAFSFFVIPSTKWLAGDAKATYIKNYMQRCSSIDCRYFLHGDGYCPQRHHCFYRHVVHPGTYRWMHHRSPPPPQPEVDEEVAADTITDFEIGIRPEAKDRIIQGTIPPSCISCSFFFF encoded by the exons ATGGGAAGTGAAGCTCTTAGATGGGCGGGAAGGCATGGATGTAACTCCGGATCTGCTCATGTCTCTCCGTGCCAAGTAGCAATTGAGAAGGCTCAAGCAGAGCTTAG GCAGGAGTACGACGTTCGTGAAGAAAGAAGAAGGCAGCTAGAATTTCTTGAAAAA GGCGGGAACCCTCTGGACTTTAAGTTAGGGAATGCTGTTGCTGTTAGTGTTCAGTCTACTTCACTCACTGATCAACGTCAAGAACAGTTTGTGACCAG TGAAGCAAAAGGTAGTTTTGTATTGACTGCCTCCCCTCATGGTGATTCTGTCGACAGCTGTGCTAGACCAGGTGCTCCTTCTTTTGATCCAGAGTCCTGTTGTGCGCAAACTAGTTTAGCTAGAGATGTAAATAATGATACTGTTATGCGTACTCATACAAAAAATGCTGATGCCAATGGAACTGCTTTTGAACAAACTATATTTGAGAAGAAACTAAGTTCAACTGCTTCTGAAGCTGTAAAAGAAAGGAGTAAGACAAACATTGGTGAAAATGGTACTACTACTAAGAATGAACATGCTGCTGGATATGTAAACTATTCTGGTAGTGGTAGTAtcataaaaaatgaagaagacTTCCATATGAATAGTTCTAGCATGCAAAACAAGTTGAAGGATTCTTCTAGTATTAGAGGACACCATAACAATGACTGTACTGTAACGAAGGCTGATAAAGGGGAAAGTGTTGTCATGATGGATCGTTCGAATTCTACCAAGCAGAAGAGGATTATGGAGTTATCTGCTCCTATATTACCCTCACCGATCCTTCGAAAGTGTCCTTGGGATTTTGTCCTAGAAGAAATGGCATGGTTGGCAAATGATTTTGCACAG GAGCGTCTTTGGAAGACAACTGCTGCTTCAGTTTTGGCAAATGCTGTCATGCAGTTTTGGGATTCAGTTGAGTTACTACTTGACAAAGATATTGCTGACCATGAGAAAGTTGATTCGAGTGAATCTTCTAGGGATAAGCGGAAAAACTCTGAAATG GAATCAAGCAACTGCATGGAGGGACAAAATGCCCGAAAAATATTTGGACTCAAAGTACATTTCTATGCTATGCGGTATATAATGGATAGAAGGTCGCATGAAATTTCTTCTCAAACAGAAGGACCTGCATCTCCTGATAAGATATCTGATTCCGGTACTGTTGACATGTCACGGGTGGAAAATCTTACAGAA AATTCCCGATGTGCAAAATATAGACTTCCCGATGTGCATGAAAAAGAAAAGCCAACAACATCAGGTCAGCATGCTGGAGGAAACGATGCGG GTTTTGAAGTCGGTGAGAGAAGTTCTACCGACAAATGCTGCAACATTTGTTGGAAAGGTGTTGAAGAAATTGTGAAATATGGATTATTTCCTAATTGTGATCATCTTTTTTGTCATGGTTGCATTAGCCGATGGAGATGCAATGGAAGCGCTTGTTGGAAGATAATGAAATCATGTCCAACATGTAGGGCCTTTTCGTTCTTTGTCATTCCAAGCACAAAGTGGCTTGCTGGTGATGCCAAGGCAACCTACATCAAGAACTACATGCAACGATGCAG TTCCATTGACTGCAGATATTTCCTGCACGGGGACGGATACTGTCCTCAGAGACATCACTGTTTCTACAGG CATGTGGTGCATCCGGGCACATACAGATGGATGCATCATaggtcaccaccaccacctcaaCCTGAGGTTGACGAGGAAGTGGCAGCTGATACGATTACTG ATTTTGAAATCGGTATCCGGCCCGAGGCCAAGGACCGAATAATTCAGGGGACAATCCCACCTTCATGTATatcttgtagtttttttttcttctaa
- the LOC123922180 gene encoding chromatin modification-related protein EAF1 A-like isoform X3 produces MGSEALRWAGRHGCNSGSAHVSPCQVAIEKAQAELRQEYDVREERRRQLEFLEKGGNPLDFKLGNAVAVSVQSTSLTDQRQEQFVTSCARPGAPSFDPESCCAQTSLARDVNNDTVMRTHTKNADANGTAFEQTIFEKKLSSTASEAVKERSKTNIGENGTTTKNEHAAGYVNYSGSGSIIKNEEDFHMNSSSMQNKLKDSSSIRGHHNNDCTVTKADKGESVVMMDRSNSTKQKRIMELSAPILPSPILRKCPWDFVLEEMAWLANDFAQERLWKTTAASVLANAVMQFWDSVELLLDKDIADHEKVDSSESSRDKRKNSEMESSNCMEGQNARKIFGLKVHFYAMRYIMDRRSHEISSQTEGPASPDKISDSGTVDMSRVENLTENSRCAKYRLPDVHEKEKPTTSGQHAGGNDAGFEVGERSSTDKCCNICWKGVEEIVKYGLFPNCDHLFCHGCISRWRCNGSACWKIMKSCPTCRAFSFFVIPSTKWLAGDAKATYIKNYMQRCSSIDCRYFLHGDGYCPQRHHCFYRHVVHPGTYRWMHHRSPPPPQPEVDEEVAADTITDFEIGIRPEAKDRIIQGTIPPSCISCSFFFF; encoded by the exons ATGGGAAGTGAAGCTCTTAGATGGGCGGGAAGGCATGGATGTAACTCCGGATCTGCTCATGTCTCTCCGTGCCAAGTAGCAATTGAGAAGGCTCAAGCAGAGCTTAG GCAGGAGTACGACGTTCGTGAAGAAAGAAGAAGGCAGCTAGAATTTCTTGAAAAA GGCGGGAACCCTCTGGACTTTAAGTTAGGGAATGCTGTTGCTGTTAGTGTTCAGTCTACTTCACTCACTGATCAACGTCAAGAACAGTTTGTGACCAG CTGTGCTAGACCAGGTGCTCCTTCTTTTGATCCAGAGTCCTGTTGTGCGCAAACTAGTTTAGCTAGAGATGTAAATAATGATACTGTTATGCGTACTCATACAAAAAATGCTGATGCCAATGGAACTGCTTTTGAACAAACTATATTTGAGAAGAAACTAAGTTCAACTGCTTCTGAAGCTGTAAAAGAAAGGAGTAAGACAAACATTGGTGAAAATGGTACTACTACTAAGAATGAACATGCTGCTGGATATGTAAACTATTCTGGTAGTGGTAGTAtcataaaaaatgaagaagacTTCCATATGAATAGTTCTAGCATGCAAAACAAGTTGAAGGATTCTTCTAGTATTAGAGGACACCATAACAATGACTGTACTGTAACGAAGGCTGATAAAGGGGAAAGTGTTGTCATGATGGATCGTTCGAATTCTACCAAGCAGAAGAGGATTATGGAGTTATCTGCTCCTATATTACCCTCACCGATCCTTCGAAAGTGTCCTTGGGATTTTGTCCTAGAAGAAATGGCATGGTTGGCAAATGATTTTGCACAG GAGCGTCTTTGGAAGACAACTGCTGCTTCAGTTTTGGCAAATGCTGTCATGCAGTTTTGGGATTCAGTTGAGTTACTACTTGACAAAGATATTGCTGACCATGAGAAAGTTGATTCGAGTGAATCTTCTAGGGATAAGCGGAAAAACTCTGAAATG GAATCAAGCAACTGCATGGAGGGACAAAATGCCCGAAAAATATTTGGACTCAAAGTACATTTCTATGCTATGCGGTATATAATGGATAGAAGGTCGCATGAAATTTCTTCTCAAACAGAAGGACCTGCATCTCCTGATAAGATATCTGATTCCGGTACTGTTGACATGTCACGGGTGGAAAATCTTACAGAA AATTCCCGATGTGCAAAATATAGACTTCCCGATGTGCATGAAAAAGAAAAGCCAACAACATCAGGTCAGCATGCTGGAGGAAACGATGCGG GTTTTGAAGTCGGTGAGAGAAGTTCTACCGACAAATGCTGCAACATTTGTTGGAAAGGTGTTGAAGAAATTGTGAAATATGGATTATTTCCTAATTGTGATCATCTTTTTTGTCATGGTTGCATTAGCCGATGGAGATGCAATGGAAGCGCTTGTTGGAAGATAATGAAATCATGTCCAACATGTAGGGCCTTTTCGTTCTTTGTCATTCCAAGCACAAAGTGGCTTGCTGGTGATGCCAAGGCAACCTACATCAAGAACTACATGCAACGATGCAG TTCCATTGACTGCAGATATTTCCTGCACGGGGACGGATACTGTCCTCAGAGACATCACTGTTTCTACAGG CATGTGGTGCATCCGGGCACATACAGATGGATGCATCATaggtcaccaccaccacctcaaCCTGAGGTTGACGAGGAAGTGGCAGCTGATACGATTACTG ATTTTGAAATCGGTATCCGGCCCGAGGCCAAGGACCGAATAATTCAGGGGACAATCCCACCTTCATGTATatcttgtagtttttttttcttctaa